The Polyangium mundeleinium genome contains the following window.
GCAGCAAGGCGCTCCAGAAGGTCGTCCTGCTCGTGACCGTGATCCCCGAGCGGATCCCGCGCGTGCCGCCGGAGCAGCGGGTCGAGGCCTCGCTCATCGCCGACGATTTCTACCGGATCATCTTCCGCTCCGGTTTCATGGAAGACACGAACGTGCCGGTGCTGCTCGCCGTGGCCAAGGCCAAGCTCGGCCTGCGGATCGAGCCCGACGAGACGACGTACTACCTCGGCCGGGAGACCCTGCTCGCCACGGGCCGGGGGAAGATGGACAAGGTGTCGGAGACCGTCTTCGGTTTCCTGTCGCGCAACGCGACCGGGGCGACGAACTTCTTCAACCTGCCGCCCGAGCGCGTCGTCGAGCTCGGCATGCAGCTCGATCTTTGATGCCCGCGTGTCCCCTGGGGTAACCTCGGGGGACATGAGCGAATCCCTCGCCGAACGAATCCTGTCCCGCCCTCTGCGCTCCATCCACGACGTGCTCGCCGTGATGGAGATGATCGACGGCGCCCTGCCGAGCTCCGACGGCGTCCACGCCTTCAACGAGCTCTATTCCTTCGTGACGGACCGCATCCGGCAGGAGCTCGATCGGGGGCGGTTCTCGACGCCCGTGCTGCTGGAGGAGCTCGACGTGGTGTTCGCGGCCCTCTACTTCGACGCGTTCGTCGCCGAGCTCCGCGCCCCGGGCTCGTCGCCGCGCGCCTGGCAGCCGCTCTTCGAGGCCCGGCACGAGCGCTCGATCGCCCGGCTCCAGCACGCCCTCTGCGGCATGAACGCGCACATCAACCACGACCTCGCGATCGCCGTGGTGGAGACGTGCACCCGCAAGAGCATCGAGCCGCGGCGCGGGACGGGGTTTTTTGATGATTACCTCGTCATCAACGAGATCCTGGAGGACGCGGAGAAGGTCGCGACGAAAAAACTCGCGACGGGCGTCCTGCGGGAGGTCGAGGAGGCCCTCGGCCGGGTGGACAACATGATGGCGATATGGAGCGTGCGGAAGGCGCGGGACGCCGCGTGGGCGAACGCCGAGGTGCTCTGGGCCATCCGCGGCAACGATCTGCTCTACGAGGGCTTCCTCCAGACGATCGACCGCATGGCGGGGTTTGCCGGTCGGGGGCTCTTGCTTCCGCGGGGTCTCGGGGGAGAACCAGGGACGTGAACACGGAAGGCATGGGGACACGTGGGGGCAAGGCGCGCGGGGGCCGGCGGGAGGCGGCCGAGACCACCTGGTTGCATCCGCTGAACCCCGAGGCCGGGATGACGCCGATGCCGACCGATCCGCGCGAGGTCGACGCAGCGCTCCGGGCCGGGAAGCTTTCCCTGCGGCTCACGCCCTATTACGGGTTTCGGTACGGCGAGCGGGGCGTCCGGTTCACGCGCAGCGACAGCGCGTTCCTCGCGACGTTGCCCGAGCACCAGGAGGCCACGATCCAGCGGCAGGTCGAGTGGCTCGCCGGGGTGCTCTCGAACCGCGGGATGCCGAGCCTCCTGCTCGAACAGCACCTGCGGGTGCTCGGCCGGGAGCTCTCGCGGGCCGTGCCGGAGAAACGTGACTTTTATCGCGCGCTCTTCGTGGCGGCGGATGGGCTGCGCGCGCGGCGGGTGGGGCTCTTGCCGGAGAGCGCGGGCAGGCCCATCGCGGAGGCGTTCCCGGCGGCCGCGGGGCTGCCGAACACGTGGCGCGCGCGGGGGACGGGGCACCTCCTCGTCGCGGCGGTGGCCGACGAGCGGGCGGGCATGCCGAACGCGGTGCCGAGCATCGAGGCGTTTTTCCTCGACCCGGCGAGGTTCCCGCCGCGCTTCGTCGCGGCTGCTCGGGAGACGATCGCGCGGGCGCGGGGCGCTTGACGAGCGAGCGCGTCCTCGAATGGGCCGTACGTCCCCTTTCGATCGCCGGCGCGGCGCGCCACGTTCCGGGGAGAGGGGGAGCCCATGGCCAGGACGAATCTCCGCGCTTCACTCGACCTCCCGTACGACGAGGCGCTGGCGAAAATCCCCCAGCTCCTGAAGGACGTCGGATTCGGCGTCCTCACGCGGATCGACATCGACGAGGCGCTGCGCGCCCGGCTCGGCGTGCCTTTCCGGCGGTACACGATCTTCGGCGCGTGTAACCCCGTGCTCGCGCATCGGGCGCTGCTCGCCGATCCAGATGTCGGCATTCTCCTGCCTTGCAATCTCGCCGTGTACGAGGAAGACGACGCCCGGACGATCGTGGTGATCATGGATCCGCTGGAATCGCTCGCCGACGACGAGGAGGCGGCGCTGCGCGAGGTCGCGGCCGAAGCGCGGACGAAGCTCAACCACTTGCTTTATTGCCTCGCGAAGGTGAGCCGCCGGGCCGCTTGACGGGAGCTTCTTTCGGCCGGTACCTTCGGCGCCGAAAGGAGCTTTCTTTCATGACGAGCAGGACCTGGACCGCGGACGCCCTCCGGGACCACCTCCAGAAGGCCGTGTACCTGGAGCTGTGGACCATCCCGATCTACCTCACGGCTGCGTATTCGTTGCAGGTGCCGGGCACTTCCGCCTCGACCCCGCCGACGCTCACGCCCGTGCGCAGCCCGAAGAACCCG
Protein-coding sequences here:
- a CDS encoding DUF5995 family protein; the protein is MSESLAERILSRPLRSIHDVLAVMEMIDGALPSSDGVHAFNELYSFVTDRIRQELDRGRFSTPVLLEELDVVFAALYFDAFVAELRAPGSSPRAWQPLFEARHERSIARLQHALCGMNAHINHDLAIAVVETCTRKSIEPRRGTGFFDDYLVINEILEDAEKVATKKLATGVLREVEEALGRVDNMMAIWSVRKARDAAWANAEVLWAIRGNDLLYEGFLQTIDRMAGFAGRGLLLPRGLGGEPGT
- a CDS encoding DUF302 domain-containing protein, whose protein sequence is MARTNLRASLDLPYDEALAKIPQLLKDVGFGVLTRIDIDEALRARLGVPFRRYTIFGACNPVLAHRALLADPDVGILLPCNLAVYEEDDARTIVVIMDPLESLADDEEAALREVAAEARTKLNHLLYCLAKVSRRAA